The DNA region GCACGTACATCGGCTCCATGCCCGGAAAGATCATCCGGAGCCTCCGCGACTCCAACTCGAGCAATCCCGTCTTCATGATCGACGAGATCGACAAGCTGGGGCACGACGCGCAGGGGGATCCCGCGGCCGCGCTTCTCGAGGTGCTGGATCCGGAGCAGAACGCGCACTTCATGGATCACTACATCGAGATTCCGTTCAATCTCTCCGAAACGCTGTTCATCACGACGGCGAACGTGCTCGATTTCGTGCCCCCCGCGCTGCTGGACCGGCTCGAGGTCATCCCGATCCCCGGCTACATGGACGAGGAGAAGCTCGAGATCGCGCGGAAGCACCTCATCCCGCGCGAGGCGCGCGAGCACGGGCTCGCCGCCACGGACATCGCGTTCGACGACGCGGCGCTCGTGAAGCTGATCCGCGAGTACACCCGCGAGGCGGGCGTGCGGCAGCTCGAGCGCGCGATCGACAACTTCTGCCGGAAGGCCGCGCGGCAGCGCACGACGGGCTACACGGGGAACTGGCGGTTCACCGAGGACGACGTCGAGAAGATCATGGGCCCGCCGTACATCCTCCCGGACCGTCCGGAAGGTCGCGCCGAGGTGGGCGTCGCGACGGGCCTCGCATGGACCACGACCGGCGGGGATCTGCTCCTGATCGAGGCGCTGAAGATGCGCGGCGCGGGGCGCGTGATCGTGACGGGGCAGCTCGGCGACGTGATGAAGGAATCCGTGCAGGCGGCGCACTCCTACGTGCGCGCGCGGGCCGAGATGCTCTGCATCGATCCGAAGCTCTTCGACGAGTTCGACATGCACATCCACTTCCCCGAGGGCGCGGTCCCCAAGGACGGTCCCTCGGCGGGGATCACGATCGTGATGGCGATCGCGTCCGCGCTCGCGGAAGCGCCGATCCGCAACGACGTCGCGATGACCGGCGAGGTCACGCTTCGCGGGAAGGTGGTCGCGGTGGGCGGGCTCAAAGAGAAGGTCATGGCCGCGTACCGCGCCGGGATCAAGGTCGTGGTCTTTCCCGCGGACAACCAGAAGGACCTGGTCGAGGTGCCCGAGCCGATCCGTTCCAAGATGACGTTCGTCCCGGTCGCGGTCGTGGACGAGGTCTTCCAGCACGCGTTCGCCGGCGTGGCCGAGCGGATCGCGAAGCTCGAGGCACAGGAGGCGCGGCGCCGCGAGCGCGCCGCGACGCGGAACGGCTCGAAGGCCGCGTCGGGCCGCAAGGCCGCGGGACGGCGGGCCGCGAAGGGCGGCAGTGCGCGCCGGGCCGTGAAGGGCGCGGACAAGACCGAGCGCGCGGCCCGGAACGGCCGAGCCGCGCGCGCCGGGAAGACCCGCAGACGCGCCGGTCGCGTCAACGGCAGGGAGGCCGCGAAGCCTCGCTAGCGCCAGCGTGGGGAGACCCCCGTGGTGCCTCGCGCCGCGTCATCCCCGTATCGATCAGCGCCAGCATCACGACGTATGCGGACAGCACGACGAACCCCCGTCGCACGTCCGCGTTCGGCAGGACATCGAAGCAAAGAGCCGCCTGAACCGAGACGAGCAGGGCGAAGAGCGCGGTCCGGAGCAGGAGCCCTGGGATCATCGAGCGGATCCGCGCGGAGGGTGACGCGGTTTCTCCGCCCGTGACGCAGGCGGCTTCCGCCTCACGCCGATCCACATAGCGCCGTAGCGCCGCCGCATAGAGCGCCGAGCCCAGCAGGAGTCCGTCCGTCCAGCGGAAGGGCCAGGTCGCGGGCGCGGCCGCTCCCAGGAACGAGCCCAGCAGGATGGATCCCGCCAGAACGAGAGCCCACGGTCGCATCGAGAGCCTCCTATCGCGAGCCGAAGAGGCACTCGAGCCCGGCGATGGCCACTCCGACACCGCATCCGATCGCCATCGCGTGCGGAACGTGGGGCGCGATCTCATCCGCGATCGACGCGAACGAGCTGCAGTATTGAGGCGCCCGCTCCGCCCAGCACTGGAAGAACTTCGCCCAGTTCCTGCGCTCCGGTGAGAGCCGGATCATCCCGGCCGCGCCGGCCGCGTAGGGCGCGCCGGTCTTCACGTAGAGGACCCCGTCCCCCGACCGGATCGGCGTGAACCCGGTCTCCGCGTGCGTCGGCGCGCGGCCCACGATCAGCTCGGCCGGCTCCGCGATCTCCTCACCCTCGTGCTCGTAGAGGGAGACGAAGAAGGCATGCGTGGGGTCGCCGTTCACCGAGTACGGAAGGATCGTGACGCCGGCCTTCCTACCGCCGGTCGTACGGCCCTCGGCGCGAACCGCCATGGACCAGACCGGCCTGGCTCCGGGAAACGGGGATTCCTCGACCACGCGCTGGACCAAGGGGCTCGTGGCCGCGCGCTGGATCGCGTCGTTCAGACCCTTGTCCCAGACCCAGCGCGCCTCGATCACCGGTGAAGCGGGCGCGGCGGGCGCGGGGCTGGTGACGCGATCGGACCCGGTTCGAGTTCGCTCGCACCCGAGCGTGATCACGGCGAGCGGCAGGATCCATGCGACGATGCGTACGGTCTTCATGACGGCACCCTCCTCGTTCCGGCGCGGCGTCGCCGCGCCCGTGGGCGCCGAGGAGCGAGGGTGTGCGTGGCCCGAGCATCATCCGTTCCATGCGGGGGAGGGGTGATTGCGAGGGAAGCGTGCTCGGAACGGATCTGGGCGGCAGCGTCGGAAGGCCGACGCCGTCACTGTCGCTACCGCGGTCCGAACCGCTGGCCGATGCTCAGCTCCACCGATCCTTCGACCGTCGTGTCGTCGATCGGGTCCTGAAGGTCGAGCCGGTCGACGCGTCCTTCCAGCGAGATCGCGTTGTCGCCGAGGCCCGGCACCTTCACCCACGTGAGCTGGAGCCGGCCCGTGAAACGCTCCTCGCGCCGGACGAACGTCTCGAGCTCGCGGTCGAGCCAGGAGACGAGCGGCGCGACGAGGAACGTGCCGGGGATCACCTCGTAGCGCAGCTCGAGCGCGGCCTGGAGCGTGAAGTCGGTGACCTCGATGTCCTTGTGGTCGTCCTTCTCCATCGAGAAGGAGATCGTCGAGGTCATGCGCTGCTCGTGCTTCCGCGTCGACACGACGGACGCCGCGGTGACCTCGCGCTCGAACCCTCGCGAGA from Candidatus Eisenbacteria bacterium includes:
- the lon gene encoding endopeptidase La is translated as MNRRPMAELGPTLECDVPPVMPVLPLMSTIIFPLGVTSLQIRVEQSKALLKDHSDPDTLIALVYSPARKEQDIRAEELSQVGLAARVIRILNMPGGNVQVTLEGLRRVRIEEILSTAPYISARVSCPIEQSGDPEEVRGLVARILKSLRSLSHLDNTYPPELDNIFSMNLGDPGLFADTVASIVRLPLETKKAIVETLEVQARLAVVAEALDSEIARLSVAEDVVRRTSAQMEKSQREFFLREQLNEIRRLLGEDDPQEILVREILDRAQGLGLPRHVISVVQEETNRLRYLPSSSQESGVIRNYIDWLLSLPWGRRTANEINLDEVARRLDEEHFGLEKVKERILEYLAVLKLKKDPRGPVLCFAGPPGTGKTSLGASIARAMGRVCIRMSVGGVRDEAEIRGHRRTYIGSMPGKIIRSLRDSNSSNPVFMIDEIDKLGHDAQGDPAAALLEVLDPEQNAHFMDHYIEIPFNLSETLFITTANVLDFVPPALLDRLEVIPIPGYMDEEKLEIARKHLIPREAREHGLAATDIAFDDAALVKLIREYTREAGVRQLERAIDNFCRKAARQRTTGYTGNWRFTEDDVEKIMGPPYILPDRPEGRAEVGVATGLAWTTTGGDLLLIEALKMRGAGRVIVTGQLGDVMKESVQAAHSYVRARAEMLCIDPKLFDEFDMHIHFPEGAVPKDGPSAGITIVMAIASALAEAPIRNDVAMTGEVTLRGKVVAVGGLKEKVMAAYRAGIKVVVFPADNQKDLVEVPEPIRSKMTFVPVAVVDEVFQHAFAGVAERIAKLEAQEARRRERAATRNGSKAASGRKAAGRRAAKGGSARRAVKGADKTERAARNGRAARAGKTRRRAGRVNGREAAKPR